One Megalops cyprinoides isolate fMegCyp1 chromosome 4, fMegCyp1.pri, whole genome shotgun sequence genomic window carries:
- the LOC118776159 gene encoding trace amine-associated receptor 7e-like, protein MLSFNTTVPLAFDFLHTEDYFIFLFHIVFATSAVFLAGSVAIGILSTKSLRIQNRFIFMLNTSISDTLIGFSVYYLGLFDVQEGYPSRNGTFYILPSLLGVNVLTFLFAQIDRYVAVCHPFFYSRYITRPMIIATCVFCWFVTYLTLVLQNTAPVSKAAQISAISVMALQIVVITKVLMTIKLYIVARYQLARDPPSAEKENKKESLRIIVFVVICFLTLWCPSFVNIIVRQMTLYGLKFRNEATNLFAIMARFNALSTPAVYIWGSPALREAVKQTVWRRMCPKKKIR, encoded by the coding sequence ATGCTCTCTTTCAACACGACTGTTCCTCTCGCGTTCGACTTTCTTCATACAGAAGACtacttcatttttctgttccaTATTGTCTTTGCTACTAGTGCGGTCTTTCTCGCTGGGTCAGTGGCAATTGGAATATTGAGTACAAAGAGTCTTCGAAttcaaaacagatttattttcatgctCAACACCAGCATTAGCGACACGTTGATTGGGTTTTCCGTTTATTATCTTGGTCTTTTTGATGTACAAGAGGGATACCCGTCAAGGAAtggtacattttacattctacCTTCTCTTCTTGGAGTAAACGTCCTTActtttctgtttgcacagaTTGACCGCTACGTTGCTGTTTGCCATCCTTTCTTTTATAGTCGCTACATTACGCGGCCGATGATCATTGCAACTTGTGTCTTTTGTTGGTTTGTCACATATCTTACATTAGTGCTGCAAAACACTGCCCCTGTCTCGAAAGCTGCACAAATAAGCGCAATTAGCGTTATGGCTTTACAGATAGTAGTGATCACTAAAGTGCTGATGACTATAAAGCTGTACATAGTTGCCAGGTACCAACTTGCACGAGATCCACCGAGCGCTGAGAAGGAGAACAAGAAGGAATCTTTGAGGATCATAGTGTTTGTAGTCATATGTTTCTTAACGCTGTGGTGTCCCTCCTTTGTTAATATCATTGTTAGGCAAATGACTTTATACGGCCTGAAATTCAGGAATGAAGCTACTAACCTCTTTGCCATAATGGCACGATTTAACGCACTTAGCACACCAGCGGTGTACATCTGGGGGAGCCCCGCGCTTCGCGAGGCTGTGAAGCAAACCGTGTGGAGAAGAATGTGTCCAAAGAAGAAAATAAGGTAG
- the LOC118776160 gene encoding G-protein coupled receptor 183-like: MLSLNTTVPLAFDFLHTEDYFIFLFHILFATSSVFLAGSVVIGILRTKCLRIQNRFIFMLNTSISDTLTGFSVYYLGLFDVQEGYPSRNGTFYILPSFLGVNVLTFLFAQIDRYLAVCHPFFYSRYIMRPVVIGVCAYCWVHTYLILLVQAIVPVSKAAQINAFCVVALQVIVITKVIMTIKLYVVARYQLARDPPSAENENKKESLRIIIFVVVCFLILWCPSFINIVVKYLTFHGIRFRNEATNLFAIMARFNALSTPALYVWGSPALRESVKKIGWGRMCPNRKIR, from the coding sequence ATGCTCTCATTAAACACGACTGTTCCTCTTGCGTTTGACTTTCTTCATACAGAAGACtacttcatttttctgttccaTATTCTCTTCGCTACTAGTTCGGTCTTTCTCGCTGGCTCAGTGGTAATTGGAATATTGAGAACGAAGTGTCTTAGAATTCAAAACAGATTCATTTTCATGCTCAATACCAGCATTAGCGACACGCTCACCGGCTTCTCTGTGTATTATCTTGGTCTTTTTGATGTGCAGGAGGGATACCCATCAAGGAAtggtacattttacattctgcCTTCTTTTCTTGGAGTAAACGTCCTTActtttctgtttgcacagaTTGACCGCTACTTGGCTGTTTGCCATCCTTTCTTTTATAGTCGCTACATCATGCGACCGGTTGTCATTGGAGTTTGTGCATATTGTTGGGTTCACACGTATCTTATACTCCTGGTGCAAGCCATCGTCCCCGTTTCAAAAGCTGCACAAATAAACGCGTTTTGCGTTGTAGCTTTACAGGTAATTGTGATCACTAAAGTAATCATGACTATAAAGCTATATGTGGTGGCAAGATACCAACTTGCACGGGATCCACCAAGTGccgaaaatgaaaacaagaaagaatCGTTGAGAATCATAATATTTGTCGTCGTATGTTTCTTAATACTGTGGTGTCCCTCCTTCATTAATATTGTTGTGAAGTATCTGACTTTTCACGGCATAAGATTCAGGAACGAAGCTACTAACCTTTTTGCCATCATGGCACGATTTAACGCACTTAGCACGCCTGCGCTGTATGTCTGGGGGAGCCCAGCGCTGCGTGAGTCTGTAAAGAAAATCGGGTGGGGAAGAATGTGTCCAAACAGGAAAATAAGGTAG
- the LOC118776161 gene encoding somatostatin receptor type 4-like, with amino-acid sequence MLLFNTTVPLAFNFDRPEDYFIFLFHILFATSAVLLAGSVVIGILRTKYLRIQNRFIFMLNTSISDTLTGLSVYYLGLFDVDEGYPPRNSTFYILPSFLGVNVLTFLFAQIDRYLAVCHPFFYSRYIMRPVVIGFCAYSWFHAYFILTVQRIVPISTAIQMNAVLMILLQMTVFTKVIMTIKLYVVARYQLARDPPSAENENKKESLRIIIFVVVCFLTLWSPSFINITVKQMTFRGLKFRNEATNLFAIMARFNALSTPALYVWGSPALRESVKKIGWGRMCPKRKIR; translated from the coding sequence aTGCTCTTATTCAACACGACTGTTCCTCTTGCGTTTAACTTCGATCGTCCAGAAGACtacttcatttttctgttccaTATTCTCTTCGCTACTAGTGCGGTCCTCCTCGCTGGCTCAGTGGTAATTGGAATATTGAGAACGAAGTATCTTAGAATTCAAAACAGATTCATTTTCATGCTCAACACCAGCATTAGCGACACACTCACAGGACTTTCTGTTTATTATCTGGGTCTGTTTGATGTAGATGAAGGATACCCGCCGAGGAatagtacattttacattctgcCTTCTTTTCTTGGAGTAAACGTCCTTActtttctgtttgcacagaTTGACCGCTACTTGGCTGTTTGCCATCCTTTCTTTTATAGTCGCTACATCATGCGACCGGTTGTCATTGGATTTTGTGCGTATTCTTGGTTTCACGCGTATTTTATACTCACGGTGCAACGCATCGTCCCCATTTCAACAGCTATACAAATGAACGCAGTTTTAATGATTCTTTTACAGATGACTGTGTTCACTAAAGTAATCATGACTATAAAGCTGTATGTAGTGGCAAGATACCAACTTGCACGGGATCCACCAAGTGccgaaaatgaaaataagaaagaatCGTTGAGAATCATAATATTTGTCGTCGTGTGTTTCTTAACACTGTGGAGTCCTTCCTTCATTAATATTACTGTGAAGCAGATGACCTTTCGGGGCCTAAAATTCAGGAACGAAGCTACTAACCTTTTTGCCATCATGGCACGATTTAACGCACTTAGCACGCCTGCGCTGTATGTCTGGGGGAGCCCAGCGCTGCGTGAGTCTGTGAAGAAAATCGGGTGGGGAAGAATGTGTCCAAAGAGAAAAATAAGGTAG